A portion of the Magnolia sinica isolate HGM2019 chromosome 17, MsV1, whole genome shotgun sequence genome contains these proteins:
- the LOC131231947 gene encoding phosphoserine phosphatase, chloroplastic-like, with product MTRQFKPLTSVIPSAQPQDIAAPTCFDNTLPTKEVLEIWRNAEAVCFDVDSTVCLDEGIDELAEFCGAGKAVAEWTARAMSGSVPFEEALAARLSLFNPSLSQLHDFLEKRPPRLTPGITDLIKKLKAKKTDVYLISGGFRQMIQPVALQLGIPPENIFANQLLFGSSGGFCGFDINEPTSRSGGKATTVQNIRKVHGYRALVMIGDGATDQEACKPGGADLFICYAGVQLRESVAAKALFGLLGLHWTPRFYSCFASNSIVYLSWLKYMWS from the exons ATGACGAGACAATTCAAACCTCTCACCTCAGTGATACCCTCAGCTCAACCTCAAGACATTGCTGCTCCTACTTGCTTTGACAACACTCTACCCACAAaag AGGTGCTTGAGATCTGGAGAAATGCTGAAGCCGTCTGCTTTGATGTGGATAGCACTGTGTGCTTGGATGAAGGCATTGATGAACTTGCAGAGTTCTgtggtgctggaaaagctgtTGCAGAATGGACTGCCAG GGCAATGAGTGGATCTGTTCCGTTTGAGGAGGCTCTAGCAGCTAGACTCTCTTTGTTTAACCCTTCGCTGTCCCAGCTCCATGATTTTCTTGAGAAGAGACCCCCCAG GTTGACTCCAGGCATAACAGATTTGATCAAGAAGCTGAAGGCTAAGAAAACTGATGTTTACCTGATTTCTGGAGGCTTCCGTCAGATGATCCAA CCTGTGGCATTACAACTTGGAATCCCACCTGAGAACATTTTCGCGAATCAACTGCTGTTTGGAAGTTCTGGGGGGTTTTGTGGGTTTGATATAAATGAGCCTACTTCAAGGAGTGGTGGGAAAGCTACCACTGTTCAAAATATAAGAAAA GTGCATGGTTACAGGGCTCTAGTCATGATTGGGGATGGTGCAACTGATCAAGAg gCTTGTAAACCAGGTGGTGCCGATTTGTTTATCTGCTATGCTGGAGTTCAACTACGGGAGTCTGTCGCAGCCAAAGCT CTGTTTGGTCTCTTGGGGTTGCATTGGACACCAAGATTTTACAGTTGTTTTGCCTCCAACTCCATTGTCTACTTGAGTTGGTTAAAGTACATGTGGTCCTGA